From the Malus domestica chromosome 17, GDT2T_hap1 genome, one window contains:
- the LOC114822768 gene encoding uncharacterized protein, protein MSFLAGRLAGKEGAYFLQESKQAVGRLVSQKKKLPSSPSEASSAATEHESQADVLPEVLRHSLPSKIFHQPSETTSSLDTASKWVLESDSKNGHFVSAEALNPLRAYLSLPQVTFGPKRWQLPESEGSLSASTANELRRDRHTTHINPEKLKAAAEGFTQIGKAFAVATAVVFGGATLLLGMAVSKLQLQNSEDVRTKGRDLMEPKLEMIQEELAPLRAWAEKTSKKWRLERDENIKEKPIIKALAKMLGPKTSN, encoded by the exons ATGAGCTTTCTCGCGGGAAGATTAGCCGGGAAAGAGGGAGCCTATTTTCTCCAGGAATCGAAACAGGCGGTGGGCCGCCTCGTATcccagaagaagaagctccCATCATCGCCGTCCGAAGCTTCCTCCGCCGCGACAGAGCACGAATCGCAAGCCGACGTGCTTCCGGAGGTCCTGAGGCACTCTCTGCCCTCCAAGATCTTCCACCAACCTTCCGAAACGACGTCGTCTCTGGACACGGCCTCCAAATGGGTTCTTGAATCCGATTCCAAGAACGGCCATTTCGTGTCCGCCGAGGCTCTCAACCCTCTGAGGGCTTACCTGTCGCTGCCCCAGGTCACTTTTGGCCCCAAAAG GTGGCAACTGCCGGAATCAGAAGGCTCATTGTCAGCCTCGACGGCTAATGAGTTGCGTCGAGACAGGCATACTACCCACATTAATCCTGAAAAGTTGAAGGCTGCAGCCGAAGGGTTTACTCAAA TTGGGAAGGCTTTTGCTGTTGCAACTGCAGTAGTATTTGGTGGTGCCACCTTGCTATTAGGAATGGCCGTCTCAAAATTACAGTTGCAAAAT AGTGAAGACGTCCGAACAAAAGGGAGAGACCTTATGGAGCCAAAACTGGAGATGATTCAGGAGGAACTAGCTCCCTTAAGAGCTTGG GCTGAAAAAACGTCGAAGAAATGGCGCTTGGAAAGGGACGAAAATATAAAAGAGAAGCCAATTATTAAGGCGCTTGCTAAAATGTTGGGTCCAAAGACATCCAATTAA
- the LOC103426915 gene encoding serine/threonine protein phosphatase 2A 59 kDa regulatory subunit B' gamma isoform-like has product MIKNILGKIPRKPSKSSQSDAYSDGGANGNGPNPSHNSKSSSSSSKSSNLGSGNSRSSNGTLASHSSSAVKSNHSKKSAPIATQVGPLFSLGAYEPLPSFRDVPSSERQNHFIKKLNMCCVVFDFNDPSKNLKEKDVKRQTLLELVDYISSVTSKFNEVVMQEITKMVATNLFRTLLSSNLDNKGPDMYDQDEEDQMLEPAWPHLQVVYEFLLRFVASPETDAKLAKRYIDHSFVLKLLGLFDSEDQREREYLKTILHRIYGKFMVHRPFIRKSINNIFFWFIFETEKHNGIAELLEILGSIINGFALPLKEEHKLFLVRALIPLHKPKCVSMYHQQLSYCISQFVEKDAKLADTVIRGLLKYWPITNSSKEVMFLGELEEVLEATQPSEFQRCMVPLFRQIGHCLNSSHFQVAERALFLWNNDHIRNLITQNRQVILPIIFPALEKNTRSHWNQAVQSLTLNVKKIFSDVDQELFDECLVGFQEDESKEKETQEKRESTWKRLEDVAASKALGNEAVLVSRFASSVAIATNPKPRASSGS; this is encoded by the exons ATGATAAAAAATATATTGGGTAAAATACCTCGGAAACCATCGAAATCATCGCAAAGCGATGCGTATAGTGACGGAGGGGCCAATGGGAATGGCCCCAATCCATCCCACAACTCAAAATCGAGCTCTTCTTCGTCAAAGTCTTCGAATTTGGGTTCAGGCAATTCGCGTTCGAGCAATGGGACTCTTGCCTCACACTCCTCGAGCGCAGTTAAATCAAATCACTCGAAGAAATCAGCTCCCATTGCAACCCAAGTAGGTCCTTTGTTTTCTTTGGGTGCATATGAGCCTCTGCCGAGTTTCAGGGACGTTCCAAGTTCAGAAAGGCAGAATCATTTTATTAAGAAGTTGAAcatgtgttgtgttgtgtttgATTTTAATGATCCCTCAAAGAATCTCAAGGAGAAGGATGTCAAGCGGCAGACTTTACTTGAACTTGTTGATTACATTTCATCAGTAACATCAAAGTTCAATGAGGTGGTAATGCAAGAGATTACGAAGATGGTGGCGACCAATCTGTTTCGTACACTTTTGTCTTCCAATCTTGATAACAAGGGTCCTGATATGTATGACCAAGACGAGGAGGACCAGATGTTGGAACCAGCTTGGCCTCATCTTCAGGTTGTGTATGAATTTCTATTAAGATTTGTGGCTTCGCCAGAGACCGATGCTAAGCTAGCTAAAAGATATATTGACCACTCGTTTGTGTTGAAGTTGCTTGGTTTGTTTGACTCTGAGGACCAAAGAGAGAGGGAATACTTAAAGACGATCCTCCATCGCATTTATGGGAAGTTCATGGTGCATCGACCATTCATTAGGAAATCCATCAACAACATCTTCTTTTGGTTCATTTTTGAGACCGAGAAGCACAATGGGATTGCGGAATTGCTTGAAATCTTAGGCAGCATAATCAATGGTTTTGCTTTGCCTTTGAAGGAAGAGCACAAGCTGTTCCTTGTTCGTGCCTTGATTCCTCTTCACAAGCCCAAGTGTGTATCTATGTACCATCAGCAACTCTCATATTGCATCAGTCAGTTTGTGGAGAAAGATGCCAAGTTGGCGGATACAGTGATTCGAGGGCTGCTGAAGTATTGGCCCATAACTAATAGTTCAAAGGAAGTTATGTTCCTTGGTGAATTAGAAGAAGTTTTGGAAGCTACCCAGCCATCAGAATTTCAGCGCTGCATGGTCCCCTTGTTTCGTCAAATTGGTCACTGTCTCAACAGCTCACATTTTCAG GTAGCTGAACGTGCATTGTTTTTGTGGAATAACGATCACATAAGAAATTTGATTACACAGAATCGCCAAGTGATTCTGCCAATAATCTTCCCAGCTCTGGAGAAAAACACACGAAGTCATTGGAATCAAGCTGTTCAGAGTTTGACATTGAATGTGAAAAAGATATTCTCAGATGTTGATCAAGAACTCTTCGATGAGTGCTTGGTTGGCTTCCaagaagatgaatccaaagagaAAGAAACACAGGAGAAACGTGAATCAACGTGGAAACGCTTGGAAGATGTGGCTGCTTCCAAGGCTTTGGGCAATGAGGCTGTGCTTGTCTCAAGATTTGCTTCCTCCGTTGCCATTGCTACTAACCCAAAACCACGGGCATCTTCAGGTAGTTGA
- the LOC103407290 gene encoding chromatin remodeling protein EBS, with the protein MAKTKPGKKDLDSYTIKGTNKIVRPGDCVLMRPSDTDKPPYVARVEKLEADHRNNVKVRIRWYYRPEESIGGRRQFHGAKELFLSDHYDVQSAHTIEGKCTVHSFKNYTKLENVGAEDYFCRFEYKASTGGFTPDRVAVYCKCEMPYNPDDLMVQCEGCKDWFHPSCMGMTIEDAKKLEHFLCSDCSSDDDAKRSLNTFPVSPSVEAKAEPKRRKR; encoded by the exons ATGGCCAAGACCAAACCTGGAAAAAAGGACCTTGACTCTTACACCATCAAGGGCACCAACAAAATCGTTCGAC CTGGTGATTGTGTGTTAATGCGGCCGTCAGACACTGATAAGCCTCCGTATGTGGCACGCGTGGAGAAGCTCGAAGCTGACCACCGCAACAATGTGAAGGTTCGGATTCGATGGTATTATCGGCCTGAGGAATCGATTGGAGGAAGGAGACAGTTCCATGGGGCCAAGGAGCTGTTTTTATCAGACCACTATGATGTGCAGAGTGCACATACTATCGAAGGGAAGTGTACAGTGCACTCCTTCAAGAACTACACTAAGCTTGAGAATGTGGGAGCTGAGGATTACTTCTGTAGGTTTGAGTACAAGGCTTCCACTGGAGGGTTCACACCAGACCGCGTGGCTGT GTATTGTAAATGTGAGATGCCATACAATCCGGACGACCTTATGGTGCAATGCGAGGGATGCAAGGACTG GTTTCATCCCTCGTGTATGGGTATGACAATTGAAGATGCAAAAAAGTTGGAGCACTTTTTATGTTCTGACTGCTCATCTGATGATGATGCCAAAAGATCCTTGAACACATTTCCAGTATCACCATCTGTTGAGGCTAAG GCGGAGCCAAAGCGCAGGAAGAGGTGA